A part of Verrucomicrobiota bacterium genomic DNA contains:
- a CDS encoding FAD-binding protein, with the protein MLKPEKKKKGSNKRIPSSPHQASRFKSHPSLERDLRKLIPTKAGVIINPERLAELGRDKWFASALPEIAVAPGNAKEVAAVLGYANKHDIPVTTRGAGHGYVGGCVPVRGGILMSMHRMNRIREINGEDFVAVVEPNVITGVLQTEVIKKGLFYPPDPQSYKDCSLGGNIATNAGGPRCLKYGVTRPYVLGLQVALADGTLIRVGGRTHKNKTGFDLVGMFVGSEGMLGVITEATLRLLPLPPARVTLSAGFGSMRDAAAAVQAIFKAGYLPCAMEVADSFTLQSARNAPKEVTGDLKGTFIPPGKAHLLVELDGQKASVLSEGKALKALLTKNKALEVELATSPERCERIWALRRAFSASLKATGLTKLNEDIAVPRGRLVDLIAFAEKLQKKTGFPIACFGHAGDGNIHVNVMVSKEQQAKRPKEIEGVLDALFTQVIKWGGAITGEHGIGLAKKRWWNEATSPELRDLHKRIKSAVDPKDILNPGKFV; encoded by the coding sequence ATGTTGAAACCTGAAAAGAAAAAGAAGGGATCCAATAAACGTATTCCCTCCTCACCTCATCAGGCTTCACGTTTCAAATCTCATCCTTCTCTCGAGCGGGATCTCCGCAAACTCATCCCGACCAAGGCCGGGGTCATCATTAATCCTGAGCGTCTAGCCGAACTCGGCAGGGACAAGTGGTTTGCCTCGGCTCTTCCCGAGATCGCTGTTGCACCTGGAAACGCCAAGGAGGTCGCCGCAGTGCTCGGCTATGCGAATAAGCACGACATCCCCGTGACCACACGCGGCGCTGGCCATGGCTATGTCGGCGGATGCGTTCCTGTGCGGGGAGGCATTCTCATGAGCATGCACCGGATGAACCGCATCCGGGAGATCAACGGAGAGGACTTCGTCGCCGTCGTAGAGCCGAATGTCATTACGGGAGTGCTTCAGACGGAGGTTATCAAAAAAGGGCTCTTCTACCCGCCCGATCCTCAGAGCTACAAGGACTGCTCCCTTGGCGGCAATATTGCCACCAATGCAGGGGGTCCCCGTTGCCTCAAGTACGGCGTCACCCGTCCCTATGTGCTAGGACTTCAGGTTGCCCTCGCCGACGGCACCCTCATCCGGGTCGGTGGACGCACCCACAAGAACAAGACCGGCTTTGACCTTGTCGGAATGTTCGTCGGCTCCGAGGGAATGCTCGGAGTCATCACCGAGGCGACCCTGCGACTCCTTCCCTTGCCTCCCGCCCGCGTGACCCTTTCCGCCGGATTCGGATCGATGCGCGATGCAGCAGCCGCCGTGCAGGCGATCTTCAAGGCCGGCTACCTCCCCTGCGCCATGGAGGTGGCCGATAGCTTCACCCTCCAGTCAGCCCGCAACGCCCCAAAAGAAGTAACGGGGGATTTGAAGGGAACCTTCATCCCTCCCGGCAAGGCTCACCTGCTTGTCGAACTCGACGGCCAGAAGGCTAGTGTCCTCAGCGAAGGAAAGGCTCTTAAGGCCCTCCTTACAAAGAACAAAGCCCTCGAGGTGGAACTCGCCACTTCCCCCGAGCGCTGCGAACGGATCTGGGCCCTACGCCGTGCCTTCTCTGCCTCGCTCAAGGCCACCGGCCTCACCAAGCTCAACGAGGATATCGCCGTCCCACGCGGACGCCTCGTCGACCTCATCGCTTTCGCGGAGAAACTGCAGAAAAAGACCGGCTTCCCGATCGCCTGCTTCGGTCACGCCGGGGACGGCAACATCCATGTGAATGTCATGGTCTCCAAGGAACAGCAGGCCAAGCGTCCCAAGGAGATCGAAGGGGTCCTCGACGCTCTCTTTACCCAGGTCATCAAGTGGGGAGGAGCGATCACCGGAGAGCACGGCATCGGCCTGGCCAAGAAACGCTGGTGGAACGAGGCAACCTCTCCTGAACTCCGTGACCTGCACAAGCGGATCAAATCCGCCGTCGATCCGAAAGACATCCTGAACCCCGGAAAGTTTGTCTGA
- a CDS encoding DUF4870 domain-containing protein, which produces MDTPPPLNRPENSRPTIQTDPASSSESARSWCIGLHLSGLSGLILSFALAHIVVPLVIWLVKRADSPEIDSTGKEVLNFQISYTIYSLIAGALCFVLIGFLILPIVLIVWLACIIIAAVKTSNGESYRYPYTISFLR; this is translated from the coding sequence ATGGACACGCCCCCTCCACTGAACCGTCCGGAAAACTCTCGACCGACCATCCAGACGGACCCCGCCTCTTCCTCGGAATCCGCCCGCTCCTGGTGCATAGGTCTCCATCTCTCGGGCCTCTCGGGACTGATCCTGAGCTTCGCACTAGCCCATATCGTGGTACCGCTGGTGATCTGGCTAGTTAAACGGGCCGACAGCCCGGAGATCGATTCGACCGGCAAGGAGGTGCTCAATTTTCAGATCTCCTACACGATCTACAGCCTGATCGCGGGAGCTCTCTGCTTCGTGCTAATCGGCTTCCTGATCCTGCCAATCGTACTCATCGTCTGGCTAGCCTGCATCATCATCGCCGCAGTGAAGACCAGCAACGGCGAGAGCTATCGCTATCCCTACACGATCAGCTTCCTAAGATAG
- a CDS encoding FKBP-type peptidyl-prolyl cis-trans isomerase has product MSRSFKFLTVALYLSIAVVATITLTNTMIMAQETSSSSSSNLAKGQAFLKENATKPGVHTTPSGLQYKVITEGHGKSPKATDTVLVHYRGTTIDGTEFDSSYKRNEPISFPLNGVIPGWTEGVQLMKEGGKLQLFIPSNLAYGSRGAGGVIPPDATLIFDIELLKVQ; this is encoded by the coding sequence ATGAGCCGATCTTTCAAATTCCTTACCGTGGCTCTTTATCTGTCGATTGCCGTGGTAGCAACCATCACCCTCACCAACACAATGATTATGGCCCAAGAAACTTCCTCCAGCTCATCCTCCAACCTCGCCAAGGGCCAGGCATTCCTCAAAGAGAACGCCACCAAGCCCGGTGTGCACACCACTCCGAGCGGTCTCCAGTATAAGGTCATCACCGAAGGTCACGGCAAGAGCCCCAAGGCCACCGATACCGTCCTTGTTCACTATCGCGGTACCACGATCGACGGCACCGAGTTCGACAGCTCCTACAAGCGGAACGAGCCCATCTCTTTCCCTCTGAACGGCGTCATTCCAGGCTGGACCGAGGGTGTCCAGCTCATGAAGGAAGGCGGCAAACTCCAGCTCTTCATTCCGTCAAATCTCGCCTATGGATCGCGCGGTGCGGGTGGAGTCATACCTCCAGACGCGACGCTCATCTTCGACATCGAACTTCTCAAAGTTCAGTAG
- a CDS encoding PIN domain-containing protein codes for MSADFFLDTNILVYSFDDGEPAKRDKARELIEQALETRRGAISWQVVQEFLNVALHKWHKPMTPADSREYLQTVLNPLCAVYPSTEIWSASLRIAEESQYRFYDSLIVAAAIQSGATIIYSEDLQHGRQFGTLEIRNPFC; via the coding sequence ATGAGCGCTGATTTTTTCCTCGATACGAACATTCTGGTCTATTCGTTCGACGATGGGGAACCGGCAAAACGAGACAAGGCTCGGGAGCTGATAGAGCAGGCCTTGGAAACGCGGCGAGGTGCAATCAGTTGGCAGGTCGTTCAGGAGTTCCTGAACGTCGCCCTTCATAAGTGGCATAAGCCGATGACCCCTGCCGATTCGAGGGAATATCTTCAGACAGTTCTGAATCCGCTCTGCGCGGTTTATCCGTCCACCGAGATCTGGTCGGCATCGCTACGGATCGCCGAGGAGAGCCAATACCGTTTCTATGACAGCCTCATCGTCGCCGCGGCCATCCAAAGCGGTGCGACGATTATCTATTCCGAGGATCTCCAGCACGGGCGCCAGTTCGGCACACTGGAAATCCGCAATCCCTTCTGCTGA
- a CDS encoding DUF6364 family protein, which produces MRNITLSASEEVIERARAMAREHHTTLNQMFRDWLQTVDHGRKRIGGYRGFMQRISGRVEVGGRKFTREEMNER; this is translated from the coding sequence ATGAGAAATATCACGCTGAGCGCCAGTGAGGAGGTGATCGAGAGGGCCCGAGCTATGGCCCGTGAACATCACACCACTCTAAACCAGATGTTCCGAGATTGGCTTCAGACCGTAGATCACGGTAGAAAGCGGATCGGAGGGTATCGTGGTTTCATGCAGCGTATCAGCGGAAGGGTTGAAGTGGGGGGGCGCAAGTTCACCCGCGAGGAGATGAATGAGCGCTGA
- the fabF gene encoding beta-ketoacyl-ACP synthase II, translating to MSERRVVITGIGVISPVGSDLDTFWKNLIEGRSGITRYENFDSTGFDCLIAGEVKGFEPTNWFKTPKDARRADRFAQFAMAGTRLALDDSGLDLETIDKERFGVIVGSGIGGFQSLETEARRLVEKGPTKLSPFTIPMIISNMASGLISMEYGFSGPNMAIVTACATANNSVGEAWRIIKFGDADAFVAGGAEATITPLGVAGFSCMRALSTRNDDPQKASRPFDKDRDGFVMSEGAGIVILEELEHAKKRGARIYCELVGYGATADAYHMTAPRPEGEGASRCMQIAMKHAKVTPEEVDYINAHGTSTPIGDICETKAIKDAFGAQAYKVPISSTKSVTGHLLGAAGGIELAACALAMRDGIVPPTINLDNPEPECDLDYVPHKAREVKVKVALSNSFGFGGHNSSVVIREFEG from the coding sequence ATGAGCGAACGCAGAGTTGTCATCACCGGTATCGGAGTTATCAGTCCAGTGGGTTCGGACCTCGATACCTTCTGGAAGAACCTCATTGAAGGCCGGTCCGGCATCACACGCTACGAGAATTTCGACTCGACCGGATTCGATTGCCTGATTGCTGGCGAAGTGAAGGGATTTGAGCCGACCAACTGGTTCAAAACACCGAAGGATGCGCGTCGAGCCGATCGTTTTGCACAGTTCGCCATGGCCGGAACCAGACTGGCGCTGGATGATTCCGGACTCGATCTCGAGACGATCGACAAGGAACGTTTTGGAGTCATCGTGGGAAGCGGCATCGGGGGGTTCCAGAGCCTTGAGACCGAGGCGCGCAGGCTCGTAGAGAAGGGGCCGACCAAGCTCTCCCCTTTCACCATTCCGATGATCATTAGCAATATGGCCAGCGGCCTCATCTCCATGGAGTACGGCTTTAGCGGCCCGAACATGGCGATCGTCACCGCCTGCGCAACGGCTAATAATTCTGTCGGAGAGGCCTGGCGTATCATCAAGTTCGGCGACGCCGACGCCTTCGTCGCAGGTGGAGCCGAGGCGACCATCACACCGCTCGGTGTGGCCGGATTCTCCTGCATGCGTGCTCTGAGCACCCGGAACGATGACCCCCAGAAGGCCTCCCGTCCCTTTGACAAGGATCGTGATGGATTCGTCATGAGCGAGGGAGCAGGTATCGTTATTCTCGAGGAGCTCGAGCATGCGAAGAAGCGCGGCGCGCGGATTTACTGCGAACTTGTTGGCTATGGCGCCACTGCGGATGCCTACCACATGACCGCCCCACGACCCGAGGGAGAGGGAGCTAGCCGGTGCATGCAGATCGCGATGAAGCACGCCAAGGTCACTCCGGAAGAGGTAGACTACATCAACGCCCATGGCACCTCCACGCCGATCGGCGACATCTGCGAGACCAAGGCGATCAAGGATGCCTTCGGTGCCCAGGCTTACAAGGTACCTATTAGCTCCACCAAGTCTGTTACGGGTCACCTTCTGGGTGCGGCTGGCGGTATTGAGCTTGCCGCGTGCGCCCTCGCCATGCGCGACGGGATCGTCCCTCCCACCATCAATCTCGACAATCCCGAACCCGAGTGCGATCTCGACTACGTCCCGCACAAGGCACGCGAGGTCAAGGTCAAGGTGGCCCTCAGCAACTCCTTCGGCTTCGGCGGTCATAACTCCTCCGTTGTGATTCGCGAGTTCGAAGGATAA
- a CDS encoding enoyl-ACP reductase: MSNGSLAGKVGVVFGVANKRSIAWHIAKAWKQAGATLLFNYQGERLKENVEELVSEFGADTFLQPCDVSSDAEITTFFGKVREVTPKLDLLLHSVAFAPKEALEGDFLSTSRDAYMRAHDISAYSLVALSREAAPLMTDGGSITAMSYYGSVKVVPHYNVMGVAKASLEASTRYLAYDLGTKKIRVNCISAGPMNTLAARGVSGLGTMIKHYEEHAPLRRTCTGEELGQTGVFLASDGGSGITGQVIYVDGGYEIMGM; encoded by the coding sequence AAAGTCGGCGTCGTTTTCGGCGTCGCCAACAAACGCAGCATCGCATGGCACATTGCCAAGGCCTGGAAGCAGGCCGGAGCCACCCTCCTCTTCAACTATCAGGGAGAACGCCTGAAGGAAAACGTCGAGGAACTCGTCTCTGAGTTTGGCGCCGACACCTTCCTCCAGCCTTGTGACGTCTCAAGTGATGCGGAGATCACCACCTTCTTCGGCAAAGTCCGCGAGGTTACCCCGAAGCTTGATCTGCTACTCCACTCCGTTGCCTTCGCTCCGAAGGAGGCCCTGGAGGGGGATTTCCTCTCCACCAGCCGCGACGCCTACATGAGGGCCCACGACATCAGCGCCTACTCGCTTGTCGCCCTCTCCCGCGAAGCCGCCCCCCTCATGACCGACGGTGGAAGCATCACCGCCATGAGCTACTACGGATCCGTCAAGGTCGTCCCTCACTACAACGTGATGGGCGTCGCCAAGGCCTCGCTGGAAGCCAGCACCCGCTACCTTGCCTACGATCTCGGCACCAAGAAGATCCGCGTGAATTGCATCAGCGCCGGCCCGATGAATACCCTAGCCGCCCGCGGCGTCTCCGGCCTCGGCACCATGATCAAGCACTACGAGGAGCATGCTCCTCTACGCCGCACCTGCACCGGTGAGGAACTCGGCCAGACCGGCGTCTTCCTAGCCAGCGATGGTGGCAGCGGCATCACCGGCCAAGTGATCTATGTCGACGGCGGCTACGAAATCATGGGGATGTAA